A stretch of DNA from Chloroflexota bacterium:
GACCTTGCATCGCTTGTAACGATTGCATCGATAGGACTCGACATTATCTACTCTTGGGTTGTGCGGTAAACCCGGAACTGGGGAGGGAGGTCAGGTACAAGATCACCCCGGCTGAGAAAGCTAAAAGGGTACTAATCGTAGGGGGTGGTCCGGCCGGTATGGAGACGGCTAGGGTGGCCAGGCTGCGTGGACACCAGGTCCTTCTCTGTGAAAGAAATAACCGTCTGGGAGGACAATTACTGCTGGCTTCAGCCCCACCATTCAAGAAGGAGATCGTCGGCTTAATTACGTACTTTATTAATCAGCTGGAGAGACTTGGAGTGGAGGTGCGGCTGAGGACAGAGGTCACCCCCAGATTGATCGAGGAGATCAAGCCAGAGGCAGTGATCCTCGCCACTGGCGCTGAGCCGTTGAGAGGGGAGATCTTCGGCAGACAAAGGGATAACGTCATCACCGCTAACGAACTGTTGGCCGGAGAAAGAGAACTAGGAGACAAGGTCATCGTGGTTGGTGGGGGACAGGTTGGATGCGATGTGGCTGAACTCCTGGCTACACAGGGCCATAAGGTCGCGATCGTGGAGATGCTGGAGGATATAGCCCAGGATATGGAATACAGCATGCGACTGTTTCTCGACCATCGGTTTGCCGAACTGGGCATACGCGTCCTTACTAAGGCGAAGGTCGAGATGATCAGCGAGGACAGCGTCGTTTTTCTCGATAGCGAGGGCAAAAGACAAACCCTGGAAGCCAACGCAGTGGTGCTTGCTCTCGGCTCTAAAGCCAATAACAAGCTGATGCAAAGTCTTAAAGGGAAGGTGGCAGAGCTCTACACGGTAGGCGATTGCGTTGCCCCCCGCAAGATCTATCAAGCCATCCACGAGGGAGCGCGAGTGGCACGCCTCCTCTGAGCCGATTCAGACTGATCCGAGCGCAGGAGTGAGGCAAAGCCAATAACTTAGAAGACGTTGGTGAGACTGATGAAAATGACCGTCCTTATAGCTACCTTGGATACTAAAGGTCCAGAGGCCCAATACCTTAAGAGGCTATTACAGGGTCTGGGGTTACAGGTGATGGTTATGGATACCGGTGTCATGGGCGAGCCCCTATTTGAAGCGGAGATATCTCGGGGTCAAGTGGCCAGTGCTGGTGGAAGAGAGATCGAGGAGCTCGTCCGGCTGGCTGACCGAGGCGAGGCCATGCGGGTCATGATGGCCGGCGCGGCTTGCCTGGCCAAGGAGCTGCACGCTGCGGGCCGGCTCCAGGCCATCGTTGCCCTGGGCGGCTCTGGCGGCACAGCCATCGGGACAGCCGCAATGAGGTCCCTTCCCTTCGGCATTCCCAAGGTGATGCTCTCGACAGCTGCCTCTGGTAACACACGCCAATATGTGGATACTAAGGATATAACTATGATCTATTCCGTAGCCGACATAATGGGGCTTAACTGTCTAACTAAGATAGCCCTGGCCAACGCCGCTGGCGCAACGTACGGAATGATCAAGGCTCAGGAGATGTATGGACAAGGGATCGCTGAAGAGAGTCAACAGGAGAGTCCACTGATTGGCTTAAGCGCTGCTGGTACCACGACGCCTGCCGCCATGAAATGCAAACACCTTCTGGAAACGAGAGGATATACCTCTATCGTTTTCCATGCCACTACCGGCGTGGGTGGCCGCGCTATGGAGGAGAGGGCCAGCGAAGGATTCCTGGCCGGAATTCTGGACCTGACCACCACAGAGTTGGCCGACGAAGTCGCCGGTGGCGTCGGCGCCCCCGGGTCAGAGCGACTGGTGATAGCTGGTCAAACAGGTATTCCACAGGTTATAGCTCCTGGAGGACTGGACTTCGTCAACCTTGGACCAAAAGAGATGGTACCGCCCCGGTACCGCACTAGAAATCTTCGCTTCCATTCCCCTGTCTCCGTCCTTATGCGGACCAATGTAGAGGAAAATAGAAATTTGGGGAAGATGATAGCCAAAAGGTTGAGCCGTACCAAAGGGCCAACGGCGGTGATCCTCCCTTTGAAAGGCTTTTCCGCCTATGATATAGAACAAGGGGTCTTTTATGATCCAACAGCGGACATGGCCTTCATTCAATCCCTGAAGGGGGGCTTGCCAAAACATATAAAGGTAGTAGAGGTCAATTGTCACATCAACGATGACACATTCGCTCAGGCAGCCGTGGATGTCCTTTGCGAGATGATAGGAAAACAGGTTTCAGGAGGCACCTAATGCTGAAGACTAGAATCGCTAGGGAGGAGATTCTCCGTCGACTCCGTCACACCGTAGAGGCGGGCAAGCCGATCCTGGGTGCCGGCTGTAGCGCTGGGATAATCGCCAAATGTGCTGAGCTCGGTGGGGCTGACTTGATCATAGTCTATAGTACCGGCAAATCTAGATTGATGGGCCTGCCCACTAGCCGTCTAGGAGATTCCAATGCCATAACCCTGGCTATGGCCGAGGAGATCTTGAACGTAGTAAGAGACACCCCGGTTATCGG
This window harbors:
- a CDS encoding Tm-1-like ATP-binding domain-containing protein — protein: MKMTVLIATLDTKGPEAQYLKRLLQGLGLQVMVMDTGVMGEPLFEAEISRGQVASAGGREIEELVRLADRGEAMRVMMAGAACLAKELHAAGRLQAIVALGGSGGTAIGTAAMRSLPFGIPKVMLSTAASGNTRQYVDTKDITMIYSVADIMGLNCLTKIALANAAGATYGMIKAQEMYGQGIAEESQQESPLIGLSAAGTTTPAAMKCKHLLETRGYTSIVFHATTGVGGRAMEERASEGFLAGILDLTTTELADEVAGGVGAPGSERLVIAGQTGIPQVIAPGGLDFVNLGPKEMVPPRYRTRNLRFHSPVSVLMRTNVEENRNLGKMIAKRLSRTKGPTAVILPLKGFSAYDIEQGVFYDPTADMAFIQSLKGGLPKHIKVVEVNCHINDDTFAQAAVDVLCEMIGKQVSGGT